Proteins encoded together in one Deinococcus aerius window:
- a CDS encoding metallophosphoesterase: MQKFIAVGDVHADWDGLWGALRAASCVDAAGRPTPPVRAGLYQVVLIGDLVHPKNEGAYERLTGVSRFDPRNPDHLFLAAREQVRHLEGLRAFQAAAPHAIHILLGNHDAAVLTTSHVLGTGSGLVHVEFDPSHGGVHLPEHLRAWMEGFPREVRVGSVQFAHVSPLPAHTHYDDLFYSDPGAKRWFRDSPEYVKMAGLSFGVYGHTQIGGGILLNEEAGLAMIDALPARQYLELLLDPAEREPVKVARAMPF; the protein is encoded by the coding sequence GTGCAGAAGTTCATTGCCGTGGGCGACGTTCACGCGGACTGGGACGGGCTGTGGGGGGCGCTGCGGGCGGCAAGCTGCGTGGACGCGGCGGGTCGTCCCACCCCACCCGTCCGGGCCGGGCTGTATCAGGTGGTGCTGATCGGCGACCTCGTGCATCCCAAGAACGAGGGGGCCTACGAGCGCCTGACGGGCGTGTCCCGCTTCGACCCCCGCAATCCCGACCACCTGTTCCTTGCCGCCCGCGAGCAGGTCCGGCACCTGGAAGGGCTCCGGGCCTTTCAGGCTGCCGCCCCCCACGCCATTCACATCCTGCTGGGAAACCACGACGCCGCCGTGCTGACCACCAGCCACGTGCTGGGCACGGGGAGCGGTCTGGTCCACGTGGAATTCGACCCGAGCCACGGCGGCGTGCATCTGCCCGAACACCTGCGCGCGTGGATGGAGGGTTTCCCCCGCGAGGTGCGCGTCGGCAGCGTCCAATTCGCCCACGTCTCCCCCTTGCCCGCCCACACCCACTACGACGACCTGTTCTACAGCGACCCGGGCGCGAAACGCTGGTTCCGGGATTCCCCCGAATACGTGAAGATGGCGGGCCTGAGTTTTGGCGTCTACGGGCACACCCAGATAGGGGGCGGCATTCTGCTGAACGAGGAGGCGGGACTCGCGATGATCGACGCTCTGCCCGCCCGCCAGTACCTGGAACTGCTCCTTGACCCGGCGGAGCGGGAACCAGTGAAGGTGGCCCGCGCGATGCCTTTTTGA
- a CDS encoding cytochrome P450 — protein MTTADRAALLGGYWQGEHLADPPAYLDRVRAVSPVLYDPGVGFALLTGHPEVSAALKSPHVRTGKYEGGPEIYSTASYALMSPMMLFNDGASHTRLRSLAQRAFTPRVLEESREFISGLTDELLDRAARHAADNGGEVDAVAALAVPLPVTVIVQMLGLSGTDADRFKTWAGSVADLLGGLNVTPERWAQVEADAAAMLSYFRTLADDLRAHPQPGLLSALAAAEDEGGRLSGQELLANAVLLLVAGHETTSNLISGSLLALHEWPEQRVWLAEDPQARAANAVEELLRFTSPVQSTGRFTTAPLTLGGVEFPAGLHLSISLAGANRDPRVYEDPHTLDLARENARTHLSFAAGAHYCLGASLARMEAAIFLTRFLGRFPGYGVPEQPLAYLPNFTLRGLRELRLHL, from the coding sequence ATGACCACCGCTGACCGCGCCGCGCTGCTCGGGGGCTACTGGCAGGGCGAACACCTCGCCGACCCCCCGGCCTACCTCGACCGCGTGCGGGCCGTGTCGCCCGTCCTGTACGACCCCGGCGTGGGCTTCGCGCTCCTCACCGGGCACCCGGAGGTCTCCGCCGCCCTGAAAAGCCCCCACGTCCGCACCGGTAAGTACGAGGGCGGCCCGGAGATTTACTCCACCGCCTCCTATGCGCTGATGTCTCCCATGATGCTGTTCAACGACGGCGCCTCGCACACCCGGCTGCGCTCGCTCGCGCAGAGGGCCTTCACCCCGCGCGTGCTGGAGGAGAGCCGCGAGTTCATCAGCGGGTTGACGGACGAGTTGCTGGACAGAGCGGCCCGCCACGCTGCGGACAACGGGGGAGAGGTGGACGCCGTCGCCGCCCTTGCCGTGCCCCTCCCCGTCACCGTGATCGTGCAGATGCTGGGCCTGAGCGGCACGGACGCCGACCGTTTCAAGACCTGGGCGGGCAGCGTGGCCGACCTGCTCGGCGGGCTGAACGTGACGCCCGAACGCTGGGCGCAGGTCGAGGCGGACGCCGCCGCGATGCTCTCCTACTTCCGCACCCTCGCCGACGACCTGCGCGCGCACCCCCAGCCCGGCCTCCTCTCCGCCCTCGCCGCCGCCGAGGACGAGGGGGGGCGGCTGAGCGGTCAGGAACTCCTCGCCAACGCCGTGCTCCTCCTCGTCGCCGGGCACGAGACGACGAGCAACCTGATCTCGGGGAGCCTGCTCGCCCTGCACGAGTGGCCGGAGCAGCGGGTGTGGCTGGCTGAGGACCCGCAGGCGCGAGCCGCGAACGCCGTGGAGGAACTGCTGCGCTTTACCTCGCCCGTTCAGAGTACGGGCCGGTTCACTACCGCGCCCCTGACCCTCGGCGGGGTCGAGTTCCCCGCGGGGCTGCACCTCAGCATCAGTCTCGCCGGGGCCAACCGTGACCCGCGCGTGTACGAGGACCCCCACACCCTCGACCTCGCCCGCGAGAATGCCCGCACCCACCTCAGCTTCGCGGCGGGGGCGCACTACTGCCTGGGGGCGAGCCTCGCGCGGATGGAGGCCGCGATCTTCCTGACGCGCTTCCTGGGGCGCTTCCCGGGCTACGGGGTGCCGGAACAGCCTCTCGCCTACCTGCCCAACTTCACCCTGCGGGGGTTGCGGGAACTGCGCCTGCACCTGTGA
- a CDS encoding response regulator transcription factor yields MIRVLLAEDQALVRGALAALLALEGDLEVVGTAADGEAALTMSRELRPDVLVTDIEMPRLSGLDLAERLGAELPGVRVVIVTTFARAGYLRRALDVGARGYLLKDAPAADLADAIRRVHAGGRAVDPALAAEAWGERSPLTERERQVLREAEGGASTAVIASRMNLSEGTVRNYLSEAISKMGCENRIEAARQAREKGWL; encoded by the coding sequence GTGATCCGGGTCCTCCTCGCCGAGGATCAGGCGCTCGTGCGGGGGGCGCTGGCGGCGCTGCTCGCGCTGGAGGGCGATCTGGAGGTGGTCGGCACGGCGGCGGACGGCGAGGCGGCCCTGACCATGAGCCGGGAGCTGCGCCCGGATGTTCTCGTCACCGACATCGAGATGCCGCGCCTGAGCGGGTTGGACCTGGCCGAGCGGCTGGGGGCGGAGTTGCCGGGGGTGCGGGTGGTCATCGTGACGACCTTCGCCCGGGCCGGATACCTGCGCCGCGCGCTCGACGTGGGGGCACGCGGCTACCTCCTCAAGGACGCGCCCGCCGCCGACCTCGCCGACGCCATCCGCCGGGTTCACGCGGGCGGTCGGGCCGTGGACCCCGCCCTGGCCGCCGAGGCGTGGGGCGAGCGCAGTCCCCTCACCGAGCGCGAGCGGCAGGTGCTGCGCGAGGCGGAGGGCGGGGCGAGCACGGCCGTCATCGCCTCCCGCATGAATCTCTCCGAGGGCACCGTCCGCAACTACCTCTCCGAGGCGATCAGCAAAATGGGCTGCGAGAACCGCATCGAGGCGGCGCGGCAGGCGAGGGAGAAGGGGTGGTTGTGA
- a CDS encoding sensor histidine kinase, which produces MTRPVTHRRAPIWDLFPLFWLAFLAFPVAGFLEQARTVGQIALFVGLLALFLGLYVSVFRFRPGVYRTPQAQERWALTGWAASLMTYFALFPLTGGGGGAFLIYGASMIGFQPRTALALWLAFLNMAVMVFPFWTGTYHPEDLWWLAPNLVFTLVAAYANHASYGQRIARAQLEQVQREKERLAADAERERIARDLHDLLGHTLSVIVLKSELASKLAERDPARAAAEIREVERISRDALSEVRAAVSGYRGSGLKAELARAKVALDAAGVRLNVTGPLPDLPTPTEASAAMLLREAVTNVIRHAHAREVEVTLTRTGRGHRLVIRDDGVGGDSPEGSGLTGMRERLRAIGGSLTRDGSRGTTLTADLPDDVGGPSAGELVRA; this is translated from the coding sequence ATGACCCGCCCGGTCACGCACCGCCGCGCCCCGATCTGGGACCTGTTCCCGCTGTTCTGGCTGGCGTTCCTGGCCTTTCCGGTCGCGGGGTTTCTCGAACAGGCCCGGACGGTGGGCCAGATCGCGCTGTTCGTCGGGCTGCTGGCGCTGTTCCTGGGGCTGTACGTGTCGGTCTTTCGCTTTCGCCCCGGCGTCTACCGCACCCCGCAGGCACAGGAACGCTGGGCGCTGACGGGGTGGGCCGCGAGCCTGATGACCTACTTCGCCCTCTTCCCGCTCACGGGGGGCGGGGGCGGCGCCTTCCTGATCTACGGGGCGAGCATGATCGGCTTCCAGCCCCGGACGGCCCTCGCCCTGTGGCTCGCCTTTCTCAACATGGCGGTGATGGTCTTTCCCTTCTGGACGGGCACCTACCACCCCGAGGACCTGTGGTGGTTGGCCCCCAACCTCGTGTTCACCCTGGTCGCCGCCTACGCCAACCACGCGAGCTACGGGCAGCGCATCGCCCGCGCCCAACTGGAGCAGGTGCAGCGCGAGAAGGAGCGCCTGGCCGCCGACGCCGAGCGCGAGCGCATCGCCCGCGACCTGCACGACCTGCTGGGGCACACCCTGAGCGTGATCGTGCTGAAAAGCGAGCTGGCGAGCAAGCTGGCCGAGCGTGACCCCGCCCGCGCGGCGGCGGAAATCCGCGAGGTGGAACGGATCAGCCGCGACGCCCTCTCGGAGGTTCGGGCGGCGGTGAGCGGCTACCGGGGCAGCGGCCTGAAGGCCGAACTCGCCCGGGCGAAGGTGGCGCTCGACGCGGCGGGCGTGCGGCTGAACGTGACCGGGCCGCTCCCCGACCTCCCCACCCCCACCGAGGCAAGCGCGGCCATGCTGCTGCGCGAGGCCGTGACCAACGTGATCCGCCACGCCCACGCCCGCGAGGTCGAGGTGACCCTGACCCGCACCGGGCGCGGCCACCGCCTCGTGATCCGCGACGACGGGGTGGGCGGGGACAGCCCCGAGGGCAGCGGCCTGACCGGGATGCGCGAGAGGTTGCGCGCGATAGGCGGCAGCCTCACCCGCGACGGCAGCCGCGGCACCACCCTGACCGCCGACCTCCCCGACGACGTGGGCGGGCCATCGGCGGGCGAGCTGGTGAGGGCGTGA
- a CDS encoding single-stranded DNA-binding protein, with product MADLDRTREALRAAMTAWAVAEVRGDQARVTPSPDPDQLALHLERVDPGWSLQWACDSVTPPVVRARLNVLGAVREGLATGHTLNDAKLRALADAARFFGVPLPTEAQWVEYDPEDGPNTADLDAEAEGVVAPTAGPASRAPEPPRDPQMEKARRHIEDLIEQLKAAGKGGEATRVLLRGYGETVEESRAIYKELQAILRG from the coding sequence ATGGCCGACCTTGACCGTACGCGTGAGGCCCTGCGTGCCGCGATGACCGCCTGGGCGGTGGCGGAGGTGCGGGGGGACCAGGCGCGCGTGACCCCCAGCCCCGACCCCGACCAGCTCGCCCTGCACCTGGAACGGGTGGACCCCGGCTGGTCCCTCCAGTGGGCCTGCGACAGCGTGACGCCCCCGGTCGTGCGCGCCCGCCTGAACGTGCTCGGCGCGGTGCGCGAGGGCCTGGCGACGGGCCACACCCTGAACGACGCCAAGCTGCGCGCCCTGGCCGACGCCGCGCGCTTTTTCGGGGTGCCCCTGCCCACCGAGGCGCAGTGGGTGGAGTACGACCCGGAGGACGGCCCGAACACCGCCGACCTCGACGCGGAGGCCGAGGGGGTCGTGGCACCCACCGCCGGCCCCGCTTCCCGGGCCCCCGAACCTCCCCGCGACCCCCAGATGGAAAAGGCCCGCCGCCACATCGAGGACCTGATCGAGCAGCTCAAGGCCGCCGGGAAGGGCGGCGAGGCGACCCGGGTGCTGCTGCGCGGCTACGGCGAGACCGTGGAGGAGAGCCGCGCCATCTACAAGGAACTCCAGGCGATCCTCAGAGGTTAG
- the ispD gene encoding 2-C-methyl-D-erythritol 4-phosphate cytidylyltransferase encodes MTGACLLAGRTAALIPAAGSGTRLGLGPKAFVEVAGRSLLARSVAALAPLVDEVLVALPEGLELPEDLPARAIVGGPTRQESVHRLLRATSAEIVLVHDAARPFLPTNVVHALLEAIPETGAATAALPVADTLVRGEGGRWGGVVPREGLWAVQTPQGFRRELLLRAHQAAHEEGFGATDDAGLVNRLGVPVTLVPGDARLFKVTAPGDLALAHAVAAVWDAGADDA; translated from the coding sequence ATGACGGGCGCGTGTCTGCTCGCGGGCCGCACCGCCGCCCTGATCCCCGCCGCGGGGTCCGGGACTCGGCTGGGCCTGGGGCCGAAAGCCTTTGTCGAGGTCGCGGGCCGATCCCTCCTCGCCCGCAGCGTGGCCGCCCTCGCCCCACTCGTGGACGAGGTGCTGGTGGCGCTGCCGGAGGGGCTGGAGTTGCCGGAGGACCTTCCGGCGCGGGCCATCGTGGGCGGCCCCACCCGGCAGGAGAGCGTCCACCGTCTCCTGCGGGCGACCTCGGCCGAGATCGTCCTCGTTCACGACGCGGCAAGACCTTTTCTACCCACGAACGTGGTTCACGCCCTGCTGGAGGCCATTCCCGAGACCGGGGCCGCCACCGCCGCCCTGCCCGTCGCGGACACGCTCGTGCGGGGGGAGGGGGGACGGTGGGGAGGGGTCGTCCCCCGCGAGGGACTCTGGGCCGTGCAGACGCCGCAGGGCTTTCGCCGCGAACTGCTGCTCCGGGCGCACCAGGCCGCCCACGAGGAGGGCTTCGGCGCGACGGACGACGCGGGGCTGGTCAATCGGCTCGGGGTGCCCGTGACGCTCGTGCCCGGCGACGCGCGGCTGTTCAAGGTCACGGCGCCGGGCGACCTCGCCCTGGCCCACGCGGTCGCGGCGGTGTGGGATGCTGGGGCCGATGACGCCTGA
- a CDS encoding ABC transporter permease — translation MTTLTRTAAATARRAPLLPALGQLILAELRRMLRNPMFAIGTVGFPIMFFGLFGLSAVKETTDGGVNVGQIILVSFGTYSLLSLAMFSFGSAVATERTGGWLRLLRASPMPTALYFAGKVIAALIFSTLSLSLLYAFAHFAGGVTLPLGLALTLLLKLLAGMVSLIAVGLSIGFLANPQAAQILANIVSVIIAFASGLFVPLDGLPGFIQKVAPYLPSYHLAQVGWNTVAGHTAGEAAHWLWLAGYTVVFAALAIWGLRRDEARGQ, via the coding sequence ATGACCACCCTGACCCGCACCGCCGCCGCCACCGCCCGCCGCGCGCCCCTCCTCCCCGCCCTGGGACAACTGATCCTCGCGGAACTGCGGCGGATGCTGCGGAATCCGATGTTCGCCATCGGGACGGTCGGCTTTCCGATCATGTTCTTCGGGCTCTTCGGCCTGTCCGCGGTGAAGGAGACCACCGACGGCGGGGTGAACGTGGGCCAGATCATCCTGGTGAGCTTCGGGACGTACTCGCTCCTCAGCCTCGCCATGTTCTCGTTCGGGTCGGCGGTCGCCACCGAGCGCACGGGCGGCTGGCTGCGGCTGCTGCGGGCCTCGCCCATGCCAACGGCGCTGTATTTCGCGGGCAAGGTGATCGCCGCGCTGATCTTCAGCACCCTGAGCCTGAGCCTGCTGTACGCCTTCGCCCACTTCGCGGGCGGGGTAACCCTGCCGCTGGGGCTGGCGCTGACCCTGCTGCTCAAGCTGCTCGCGGGCATGGTCTCGCTCATCGCCGTGGGGCTGAGCATCGGCTTCCTGGCGAACCCGCAGGCCGCGCAGATCCTGGCGAACATCGTCAGCGTGATCATCGCCTTCGCGTCGGGGCTGTTCGTGCCGCTGGACGGGCTCCCGGGCTTCATCCAGAAGGTCGCGCCGTACCTGCCGAGCTACCACCTGGCGCAGGTGGGGTGGAACACGGTGGCGGGGCACACGGCGGGAGAGGCCGCGCACTGGCTGTGGCTGGCCGGATACACGGTCGTCTTCGCCGCGCTGGCGATCTGGGGCCTGAGGCGGGACGAGGCGCGCGGGCAGTGA
- a CDS encoding ABC transporter ATP-binding protein, which yields MTGEAIELRGVDKTFGRVRALEGLNLDVRAGELTALLGPNGAGKTTAIELMLGLLQPTAGTVRVLGGDPRDPRTRTQVGAMPQESAIPAALTVREAVTLFAHLYPTPLPVDEALALADLGPLAGRRAGALSGGERRRLAFALAVVGDPAVLYLDEPTTGMDAGSRQAFWEAAERMKDGGKTILLTTHYLEEAERTADRVVVMNAGRILADDTPERLRASVATTRVRFSSDLVLAELRHLPGVEAAEVDAHGHATLTTRTPEALVTALVQSGTPFTDLEVTRASLEDAFMSLTARHEGVQA from the coding sequence ATGACTGGAGAGGCGATTGAGCTGCGCGGCGTGGACAAGACCTTCGGGCGGGTGCGGGCGCTGGAGGGCCTCAACCTGGACGTGCGGGCGGGGGAACTCACCGCGCTGCTGGGGCCGAACGGGGCGGGCAAGACGACCGCCATCGAGCTGATGCTGGGGCTGCTCCAGCCCACGGCGGGCACGGTGCGGGTGCTGGGGGGTGACCCGCGCGACCCGCGTACCCGGACGCAGGTGGGGGCGATGCCGCAGGAGAGCGCCATCCCCGCCGCCCTGACCGTGCGCGAGGCCGTGACCCTCTTCGCCCACCTGTACCCCACGCCGCTTCCCGTGGACGAGGCGCTGGCCCTGGCCGACCTGGGACCGCTGGCGGGTCGCCGGGCGGGGGCGCTCTCGGGCGGGGAGAGGCGGCGCCTGGCCTTCGCGCTCGCGGTCGTCGGGGACCCCGCCGTGCTGTACCTCGACGAGCCGACGACGGGTATGGACGCCGGGAGCCGCCAGGCCTTCTGGGAGGCCGCAGAGCGCATGAAGGACGGGGGCAAGACGATCCTCCTCACGACGCACTACCTGGAGGAGGCCGAGCGCACCGCCGACCGGGTCGTGGTGATGAACGCGGGCCGCATCCTGGCGGACGACACCCCGGAGCGGCTGCGGGCGAGCGTCGCCACCACGCGGGTGCGTTTCTCCTCGGACCTCGTGCTGGCGGAACTGCGGCACCTGCCGGGGGTGGAGGCCGCCGAGGTGGACGCGCACGGCCACGCCACCCTGACCACCCGCACCCCGGAGGCACTTGTGACCGCGCTGGTGCAGTCGGGCACGCCCTTCACCGACCTGGAGGTCACGCGCGCCAGCCTGGAGGACGCCTTCATGAGCCTGACCGCCCGCCACGAGGGGGTGCAGGCGTGA
- a CDS encoding 4-(cytidine 5'-diphospho)-2-C-methyl-D-erythritol kinase: protein MTPESETQRPRPHAQTYLAPAKVNLGLSVRRPRADGYHEVHSLMVPLAVGDELAITPADTLTLTVEGAELPTDERNLVYRAARAYLDASGTAGGAAITLRKRLPLASGLGGGSSDAATTLMALARLHPAPVNLPALARPLGADVPFFLLGQSALAQGIGEVLTPLPVPRVPLVLVNPGVEVSARDAYAWLDGEEAFTPELDVEGILAALGDGREVPYHNALQGPVTARHAPIRDVLAALEGVGLRSPLMSGSGATCFALARNDDQAHDAARAIQARHPDWWVVATSTL from the coding sequence ATGACGCCTGAGTCCGAGACCCAGCGCCCCCGTCCTCACGCCCAGACCTACCTGGCGCCCGCCAAGGTCAATCTCGGCCTGAGCGTGCGCCGCCCCCGCGCGGACGGCTACCACGAGGTGCATTCCCTGATGGTGCCGCTCGCTGTCGGGGACGAGCTGGCGATCACGCCTGCCGACACGCTGACCCTGACCGTCGAGGGGGCGGAGTTGCCCACCGACGAGCGCAACCTCGTGTACCGGGCGGCGCGGGCGTACCTGGACGCGTCGGGCACGGCGGGCGGCGCGGCGATTACGCTGCGCAAGCGCCTGCCCCTCGCCTCCGGTCTGGGGGGCGGCAGCAGCGACGCGGCGACCACGCTCATGGCCCTGGCGCGGCTCCACCCGGCCCCCGTGAACCTCCCGGCCCTCGCGCGACCCCTCGGGGCGGATGTGCCCTTCTTCCTGCTGGGCCAGTCGGCGCTCGCCCAGGGCATCGGCGAGGTGCTGACCCCGCTCCCCGTGCCGCGCGTGCCGCTCGTCCTCGTGAACCCGGGTGTGGAGGTCAGCGCCCGCGACGCCTACGCCTGGCTCGACGGGGAGGAGGCCTTTACCCCCGAACTCGATGTGGAGGGCATCCTGGCCGCCCTCGGCGACGGGCGGGAGGTGCCGTACCACAACGCGCTGCAAGGTCCGGTCACCGCCCGCCACGCCCCCATCCGCGACGTGCTGGCGGCCCTGGAAGGCGTGGGCCTGCGCTCCCCCCTGATGAGCGGCAGCGGCGCGACCTGCTTCGCCCTCGCCCGAAACGACGACCAGGCCCACGACGCGGCACGTGCGATACAGGCCCGGCACCCCGACTGGTGGGTCGTAGCGACGAGTACGCTGTAG
- a CDS encoding YbfB/YjiJ family MFS transporter → MSGSAAVSTPESFARTLGQMALLSLGGAVALGFARFAYALILPAMRADLGWTFTLAGAMNAANAVGYLAGALTATGIAARLGLRRVFALGMGLTALSLLACALTGAAPMLLALRFLAGLGGALVFVTGGALASLAARAHPERGALLLGVFYGGAGVGILASALLLPPLLTGGWRGAWAALGGTSLLALGATLPALGRLPDRAATAPSTSRTPLTPLVPAFAAYACFGVGYIAYMTFIVAFLRASGAGGLVTPFWAVLGASVVLSALVWQRPATHLPGARAMTAQMLTLAVGATLPLLSTHPAALLASGLLFGGSFLAVVTFTTILTRRTLPEHAWGQGIAAFTVIFAAGQTLGPLLTGALSDGAGGLRLGLGVSALVLLLGAGLAWGQR, encoded by the coding sequence GTGAGCGGGTCCGCGGCGGTCTCCACCCCCGAATCGTTCGCCCGCACGCTGGGGCAGATGGCGCTGCTCTCTCTCGGCGGGGCGGTCGCGCTGGGCTTCGCGCGCTTCGCCTACGCGCTGATCCTGCCCGCCATGCGGGCGGACCTGGGCTGGACCTTCACCCTGGCCGGGGCGATGAACGCGGCGAACGCGGTGGGGTATCTGGCCGGGGCGCTGACCGCCACCGGGATCGCGGCGCGGCTGGGTCTGCGGCGGGTCTTCGCTCTCGGGATGGGCCTGACCGCTCTCTCCCTGCTCGCCTGCGCGCTGACCGGAGCCGCGCCCATGCTGCTGGCCCTGCGCTTCCTGGCGGGGCTGGGGGGCGCCCTGGTGTTCGTGACGGGCGGGGCGCTCGCCTCCCTCGCGGCCCGCGCGCACCCGGAACGCGGCGCCCTGCTCCTGGGCGTGTTCTACGGGGGGGCGGGCGTGGGCATCCTGGCGTCCGCGCTGCTGCTTCCGCCGCTGCTGACGGGCGGCTGGCGGGGAGCCTGGGCCGCCCTCGGCGGGACCTCGCTGCTCGCGCTGGGGGCCACCCTTCCGGCGCTGGGCCGTCTGCCTGATCGTGCGGCGACTGCCCCCTCCACCAGCCGCACGCCCCTCACCCCGCTGGTCCCGGCCTTCGCCGCCTACGCCTGCTTCGGCGTGGGGTACATCGCGTACATGACCTTCATCGTCGCGTTCCTGCGGGCGAGCGGGGCGGGCGGGCTGGTCACCCCCTTCTGGGCGGTGCTGGGTGCCTCGGTGGTCCTCAGCGCCCTGGTGTGGCAACGGCCCGCCACGCACCTCCCCGGCGCCCGCGCGATGACGGCCCAGATGCTCACGCTCGCCGTGGGGGCCACCCTGCCCCTGCTCTCCACCCATCCCGCCGCGCTGCTCGCCTCCGGGCTGCTGTTCGGCGGGAGCTTTCTCGCGGTCGTCACCTTCACCACCATCCTCACCCGGCGCACCCTGCCCGAACACGCCTGGGGCCAGGGCATCGCCGCCTTCACCGTGATCTTTGCCGCCGGGCAGACGCTGGGGCCGCTGCTGACCGGGGCGCTCTCGGACGGGGCGGGCGGGTTGCGGCTGGGGCTGGGTGTCTCCGCGCTCGTGCTGCTGCTCGGGGCGGGGCTGGCGTGGGGGCAGAGGTAG
- a CDS encoding tyrosine-type recombinase/integrase, with product MHLDELWQRHTRHLKLRKRSSYTLTYYGATARALRTYLKGQGHSLRAEAVSVADLRGFMEHLEARGLTEGGIDAHYRALKGVFGWALKDELLDRDPTVRLERIRKPQRLMLTLGGEEYRRMLDAARKSPCRDRETAIVVTLFDTGLRLAEVASLTLNDVRLADGLLRVIGKGNKERVIPLGQMSSEALDRYIRKSRKPRHSFTQNVFLGRAGTPLTRSGVSQILADLAEQAKVPRAHAAPHAFRRAFAVNYLRNGGDVFSLQHVMGHSNLDMTRRYVNLLPEDLARVHAQVSPADRLAASKAGDRR from the coding sequence ATGCACCTCGACGAACTCTGGCAGCGGCACACTCGGCACCTCAAGCTCCGGAAGCGCAGCTCGTACACCCTGACGTACTACGGCGCCACCGCCCGGGCCTTACGCACCTACCTCAAAGGGCAGGGCCACTCCCTGCGAGCGGAGGCAGTCAGCGTGGCGGACCTGCGCGGCTTCATGGAACACCTCGAAGCGCGGGGACTGACGGAGGGCGGCATTGACGCCCACTACCGTGCCCTCAAGGGTGTCTTTGGCTGGGCGCTCAAGGACGAACTCCTGGACCGGGACCCCACCGTTCGTCTGGAACGTATCAGGAAACCCCAACGGCTCATGCTCACGCTGGGAGGAGAGGAGTATCGCCGGATGCTCGACGCCGCTCGCAAGAGCCCGTGTCGTGACCGGGAGACCGCCATCGTGGTCACCTTGTTCGATACTGGACTTCGGCTGGCTGAGGTAGCGAGCCTGACCCTGAACGATGTGCGCCTGGCTGATGGGCTCCTCCGGGTTATCGGCAAGGGCAACAAGGAGCGGGTGATTCCCCTGGGCCAGATGTCCTCCGAGGCCCTGGACCGCTATATCCGCAAGAGCCGCAAGCCGCGCCACTCCTTCACCCAGAACGTCTTCCTGGGCCGGGCCGGGACACCGCTGACCCGCTCCGGGGTGTCGCAGATACTCGCGGACCTCGCCGAGCAAGCCAAGGTGCCCAGGGCACACGCGGCGCCCCACGCCTTCCGGCGGGCCTTCGCCGTGAACTACCTGCGCAATGGAGGGGACGTGTTCTCGCTCCAGCATGTGATGGGCCACTCCAACCTCGACATGACGCGCCGGTACGTGAATCTGCTCCCTGAAGACCTGGCGAGGGTTCACGCTCAAGTCTCCCCGGCAGACCGTCTCGCCGCCTCGAAGGCGGGTGACCGCAGGTGA
- a CDS encoding UbiX family flavin prenyltransferase has product MSVGTGRLVVGVSGGSGIPYAVSVLRALRELEVETHLIVTSGAKRVMTAEGGPSLADLTALASVTHDDRDLGASVASGSFRTDGMLVVPCSAGTLAKVAGGLADNLLSRAAHVTLKERRRLVLVLREDPFPRPMLLNMLAAFDAGATIMTASPGFYHAPGTVEELLHFVTARVLDQFGLDVPGFRRWGEQ; this is encoded by the coding sequence ATGTCGGTGGGCACGGGGCGGCTGGTGGTCGGCGTGAGCGGCGGAAGCGGGATTCCCTACGCGGTATCGGTCTTGCGGGCCCTGCGCGAATTAGAGGTCGAGACGCACCTCATCGTGACGAGCGGGGCCAAGCGGGTGATGACGGCGGAAGGGGGGCCGAGCCTCGCCGACCTCACCGCCCTCGCCAGCGTGACGCATGACGACCGGGACTTGGGGGCTTCCGTCGCCAGCGGGTCCTTCCGCACCGACGGAATGCTCGTCGTGCCGTGCAGCGCCGGAACACTGGCGAAGGTGGCGGGGGGCTTGGCCGACAACCTGCTGTCCCGCGCCGCGCACGTCACCCTCAAGGAACGGCGGCGCCTCGTCCTGGTGCTGCGGGAAGACCCCTTCCCCCGCCCCATGCTGCTCAACATGCTCGCGGCCTTCGACGCCGGGGCGACGATCATGACGGCCAGCCCCGGCTTCTACCACGCGCCGGGGACGGTGGAGGAATTGCTGCACTTCGTCACGGCGCGGGTGCTTGACCAGTTCGGGCTGGACGTGCCGGGCTTCCGGCGCTGGGGGGAGCAATGA